The following proteins are encoded in a genomic region of Triticum dicoccoides isolate Atlit2015 ecotype Zavitan chromosome 1B, WEW_v2.0, whole genome shotgun sequence:
- the LOC119308183 gene encoding uncharacterized protein LOC119308183: MGNSLRCCLACMLPCGALDVVRVVHLSGHVDEFTCPLIASDVLAAHPSHALTAAGSAGAARRIVIVSPDSELKRGRIYFLIPTACSAPAAELKRPKQQQQQQGHGACQSKTKRRHGHGHRKGGTAVAAAASTAEQDNYLRELLSEKRESGHRRRRSSSARAGVWRPRLESIAEEPSD, encoded by the coding sequence CGCTCGACGTCGTCCGCGTGGTGCACCTCAGCGGCCACGTCGACGAGTTCACCTGCCCGCTCATCGCCTCCGACGTGCTGGCCGCGCACCCCAGCCACGCGCTGACCGCCGCGGGCTCCGCCGGCGCCGCCAGGAGGATCGTCATCGTGTCGCCCGACTCCGAGCTCAAGCGCGGCCGCATCTACTTCCTCATCCCCACGGCGTGCTCCGCGCCGGCGGCCGAGCTGAAGCggcccaagcagcagcagcagcagcagggccaCGGCGCCTGCCAGTCCAAGACGAAGAGGCGCCACGGCCACGGCCACCGCAAGGGCGGCACGGCGGTGGCCGCCGCGGCGAGCACGGCGGAGCAGGACAACTACCTGCGGGAGCTCCTGTCCGAGAAGCGGGAGTCGGGCCACCGGCGGCGGCGCAGCAGCAGCGCCCGCGCCGGCGTGTGGCGGCCGCGGCTCGAGAGCATAGCGGAAGAGCCCTCCGACTAG